In a genomic window of Bradyrhizobium ontarionense:
- a CDS encoding ring-opening amidohydrolase, with protein MPTASRCAHVHRLPMRSPDDVSALEAAIAEGGIDPAGIVAILGKTEGNGCVNDFTRAFAVRSLEALLEKHLPTEALRRIAMVMSGGTEGALSPHMIVFEAREARDDTPRAFVKSLALGRAQTPPLAGEHLGRMQQVEQVAAGVTAAIKDAGISDPADVHYVQVKCPLLTMERIEAVDARGLRTAVRDTLKSMGFSRGASALGVAVALGELTLSDLSDAMICSDYARYSERAATSGGVELLDHEIMVAGMSAAWTGPLAIDHAVMRDAIDIEPARAALARLGLAVPGQVPEAGRGRIAAVLAKAEAAQSGKVRGRRHTMLDDSDISSTRHARAFVAGALAGLFGFTDLFVSGGAEHQGPDGGGPIAIIVDRT; from the coding sequence ATGCCGACCGCCTCGCGCTGCGCTCACGTCCACCGCCTGCCGATGCGGAGCCCGGATGACGTCAGCGCGCTGGAAGCTGCGATCGCGGAGGGCGGCATCGACCCGGCCGGCATCGTCGCCATTCTCGGCAAGACGGAGGGCAATGGCTGCGTCAACGACTTCACCCGCGCCTTCGCCGTGCGGTCGCTCGAAGCGCTGCTCGAAAAACATCTCCCGACCGAGGCCTTGCGCCGGATCGCCATGGTGATGTCGGGCGGCACCGAGGGCGCGCTGTCGCCGCACATGATCGTGTTCGAGGCACGCGAGGCCCGCGATGACACGCCGCGCGCGTTCGTCAAATCGCTGGCGCTCGGCCGGGCGCAGACACCCCCGCTTGCGGGGGAGCATCTCGGCCGCATGCAGCAGGTCGAGCAGGTCGCGGCCGGCGTAACGGCCGCCATCAAGGATGCCGGCATCAGCGATCCCGCCGACGTCCACTACGTCCAGGTGAAATGCCCGCTGCTGACGATGGAGCGGATCGAGGCCGTGGACGCGCGCGGGCTACGCACGGCCGTGCGCGACACGTTGAAGTCGATGGGATTTTCGCGCGGCGCCTCCGCGCTCGGGGTGGCGGTCGCGCTCGGCGAGCTGACGCTGTCCGATCTGTCCGACGCGATGATCTGTTCGGACTATGCGCGCTACAGCGAGCGCGCCGCGACGTCGGGCGGAGTCGAGCTACTCGACCATGAGATCATGGTGGCCGGCATGTCCGCGGCCTGGACCGGGCCACTCGCCATCGATCATGCCGTCATGCGCGACGCCATCGACATCGAGCCCGCGCGTGCCGCCCTCGCCCGGCTCGGGCTGGCTGTGCCTGGCCAGGTGCCGGAGGCCGGCCGCGGCCGCATCGCCGCCGTGCTCGCCAAGGCCGAGGCGGCGCAGAGCGGCAAGGTGCGCGGCCGAAGGCACACGATGCTGGACGACAGCGACATCTCCTCGACCCGCCATGCCCGGGCCTTCGTCGCCGGCGCGCTGGCCGGGCTGTTCGGCTTCACCGACCTGTTCGTCTCCGGAGGTGCCGAGCATCAGGGACCGGACGGCGGCGGGCCGATCGCGATCATCGTCGACAGGACCTGA
- a CDS encoding MarR family winged helix-turn-helix transcriptional regulator, whose product MTKAVNETRDRTDGEGTTEHELRLQRYFPYRLARLAEQVSLAVAEVYADRFALSRQEWRILAALGEQPRLPTKEIGRLTTLDKMNVSRAMQSLEVRGIVTRSRDPEDGRERIVTLSAAGRALYRKIVPYALAREADLLDVLTREEVATLNTVIDKLLSATDRSA is encoded by the coding sequence ATGACGAAGGCGGTCAATGAGACCCGAGACCGGACAGACGGCGAGGGGACCACCGAGCACGAGCTCAGACTGCAGCGCTACTTTCCCTATCGGCTGGCCCGCCTCGCCGAGCAGGTGTCGCTGGCGGTGGCGGAGGTCTATGCCGACCGGTTTGCGCTGTCGCGGCAGGAGTGGCGGATCCTGGCGGCGCTGGGCGAGCAGCCGCGGTTGCCGACCAAGGAGATCGGCCGCCTGACGACGCTCGACAAGATGAATGTCAGCCGCGCCATGCAGAGCCTGGAGGTGCGCGGCATTGTCACCCGGAGCCGCGATCCGGAGGACGGGCGCGAACGGATCGTGACGCTTTCGGCCGCCGGGCGGGCGCTGTATCGCAAAATCGTGCCCTATGCGCTGGCGCGCGAGGCCGACCTGCTCGACGTGCTCACGCGGGAGGAGGTCGCCACCCTCAATACGGTCATCGACAAGCTCCTGAGCGCGACGGACCGGTCGGCATGA
- a CDS encoding DUF427 domain-containing protein, whose protein sequence is MQRVPPGPGQESVWDYPRPPRLERCEARLRVVFAGVTIADTQDGYRVLETSHPPVYYLPPQHVAMQLLRRAPGRSFCEFKGVASYWTVEADGRVSEQAAWSYEQPTLSFAAIAGHLAFYASRVESCFVGDERVAAQQGDFYGGWITSAVVGPFKGAPGTRHW, encoded by the coding sequence ATGCAGCGTGTGCCGCCCGGGCCCGGGCAGGAATCCGTCTGGGACTATCCGCGGCCGCCGCGGCTGGAGCGCTGCGAGGCGCGGCTGCGCGTCGTGTTCGCCGGCGTCACGATCGCCGACACACAGGATGGCTACCGCGTGCTCGAGACCAGCCATCCGCCGGTCTACTACCTCCCGCCGCAGCACGTTGCGATGCAATTGCTGCGGCGCGCGCCTGGCCGTTCGTTCTGCGAGTTCAAGGGCGTCGCGAGCTACTGGACGGTCGAGGCCGACGGCCGCGTATCCGAGCAGGCGGCCTGGAGCTACGAGCAGCCGACGCTGTCCTTCGCAGCGATCGCCGGACATCTTGCTTTCTACGCCTCGCGCGTCGAGTCCTGCTTCGTCGGCGATGAGCGCGTCGCAGCGCAACAGGGCGACTTCTACGGCGGCTGGATCACCTCGGCCGTGGTCGGCCCGTTCAAGGGCGCGCCCGGCACGCGGCACTGGTAG
- a CDS encoding MBL fold metallo-hydrolase, which produces MPLWTCFQCGAQFPDTASPPAACKICDEERQFVNWSGQSFLSRDELSARRQVVWREDDGVTGLGLDPSFAIGQRALLIPEPDGCVMWDCIPLATEAAVAQVRSLGGLKAIAVSHPHFYGAVADWSEAFGAVPIYLHGDDRDFVTRPHPAIVPWTGDRLAISDDVVLLRTGGHFAGATVLHWRKGADGKGALFTGDIAMVAMDRRHVSFMYSYPNYIPLGAAAVRRIAAAVAPLAFDRIYGAWWQKNIATGAKPAFERSVARYLAAIA; this is translated from the coding sequence ATGCCTCTCTGGACCTGCTTTCAATGCGGCGCGCAGTTTCCCGATACGGCCTCGCCGCCGGCCGCGTGCAAGATCTGCGACGAGGAGCGCCAGTTCGTGAACTGGAGCGGGCAGAGCTTTCTCAGCCGCGACGAGCTCTCCGCCCGCCGTCAGGTCGTCTGGCGCGAGGACGACGGCGTGACCGGCCTTGGCCTCGACCCGAGCTTCGCGATCGGCCAGCGCGCGCTGCTGATTCCAGAGCCCGACGGCTGCGTGATGTGGGATTGCATTCCGCTGGCGACGGAGGCGGCCGTCGCCCAGGTGCGTTCGCTCGGCGGGCTGAAGGCCATCGCGGTGTCCCACCCGCATTTCTATGGCGCGGTGGCCGACTGGAGCGAGGCCTTCGGCGCTGTGCCCATCTATCTCCATGGCGACGACCGGGACTTCGTCACCCGGCCGCATCCCGCCATCGTGCCGTGGACCGGCGACCGTCTGGCCATCTCGGATGATGTCGTGCTGCTGCGGACCGGCGGGCATTTCGCCGGCGCCACCGTGCTGCATTGGCGCAAAGGCGCTGATGGCAAGGGCGCGCTGTTCACCGGCGACATCGCCATGGTCGCCATGGATCGCCGCCATGTGAGCTTCATGTACTCCTATCCGAACTACATCCCGCTCGGCGCCGCCGCCGTGCGCCGGATCGCCGCCGCCGTCGCGCCGCTGGCCTTCGACCGCATCTACGGCGCGTGGTGGCAGAAGAACATCGCGACCGGTGCGAAACCGGCGTTCGAGCGCTCGGTCGCGCGCTATCTCGCGGCGATCGCCTGA
- a CDS encoding DUF2783 domain-containing protein, with product MSLTLAPNISDPDDFYAELIGGQRELSEDEALRMNARLVLLLANHIGDRAILSEAIRLARSPGG from the coding sequence ATGAGCCTGACCCTTGCTCCGAACATCAGCGATCCCGACGACTTCTATGCCGAGCTGATCGGCGGCCAGCGCGAGCTCAGCGAGGACGAGGCCTTGCGCATGAACGCAAGGCTGGTGCTGCTGCTCGCCAACCATATCGGCGACCGCGCGATCCTCAGCGAGGCGATCCGGCTGGCGCGCTCGCCCGGCGGCTGA
- a CDS encoding TonB-dependent receptor, which yields MAKAVFPASLRGGLAHQWEPASDRSGMKVSAVAGLIVVASFSGAEAQQAPLPSVTVDAPAARAKPAASRPTADQVRARSALRRAARQPQQQPAPAGPQTPPDANPYADAAAPYKVDRVASGKFTEKLVNTPKTITVMSKEVLEDKHVTTLKEIGRSTAGVTLGSGEGGNAFGDRFFIRGFDARNDIFIDGIRDPAVSVRENFFTEQVEILRGPASAYAGRGTAGGAINIITKQAGDRNFYNAESTLGTDQTKRVTLDVNQTISPTFSVRTGGLFQDANVAGRDHVTDDRWGGFVSTKWTPTDSLKVTTNYVHTDLSGYPDFGVPFYKQGNIPVTSAGIPRETWYGFLNRDFQAARQDFGTLAAELKLNDAITLSSKLRGEHSELNYIGTLPNTTVAGTASPDPTKWFFNASPQSRFQTVDNWANQNDATIKFNTGPVKHTTVVGTEFSKENISIDRYAGLTSEAFGNQGTAGGALQNQSIFSPGYTNLPFATVPFLTGNPTRYDVDSKSAYVIDTANWRDVIILTGGLRYDGYAMRSSNNTSSTTVDSDLINYNVGLVYKPMPIGSLYAAYATSANPFGSELDGTATDYGGIPPNSTIILGPERNKGAEIGTKWELVDRHLLVTGALFQTVKENARETVNGLLTSGAAYRIQGIDIEAEGRLTDRWSIFGGLVLMQSKVTQSGVASNTGLQLANIAHQSLSVLTKYKFDDGWEIGGQAVYRSKVFGGTFAANTGNELPSYWRFDAFVEKQIDKNWSMKVYAQNLTNQLYYDTFYRSNVPFTAVAPGRAFYLITTAKF from the coding sequence ATGGCTAAAGCCGTCTTTCCAGCAAGCTTGCGCGGGGGCCTCGCGCACCAATGGGAGCCCGCTTCCGATAGATCGGGGATGAAAGTGTCGGCGGTCGCGGGCCTGATTGTCGTGGCGTCGTTCTCGGGTGCCGAGGCGCAGCAGGCGCCGCTGCCATCCGTCACTGTCGACGCCCCGGCAGCGCGGGCCAAGCCGGCGGCCTCGCGACCCACTGCCGACCAGGTGCGCGCCCGCAGCGCGCTGCGCCGGGCGGCCCGCCAGCCGCAGCAGCAGCCGGCGCCTGCCGGCCCGCAGACCCCGCCCGACGCCAACCCCTATGCGGATGCGGCCGCGCCCTACAAGGTCGACCGCGTGGCGTCCGGCAAATTCACCGAGAAGCTGGTCAACACGCCGAAGACCATCACCGTGATGAGCAAGGAGGTGCTGGAGGACAAGCACGTCACGACCTTGAAGGAGATCGGCCGCTCGACCGCGGGCGTGACGCTCGGCTCCGGCGAAGGCGGCAACGCCTTCGGCGACCGCTTCTTCATCCGCGGCTTCGACGCACGCAACGACATCTTCATCGACGGCATCCGCGATCCCGCCGTCTCGGTGCGCGAGAACTTCTTCACCGAGCAGGTCGAGATCCTGCGCGGACCGGCCTCGGCCTATGCCGGACGCGGCACCGCCGGCGGCGCCATCAACATCATCACCAAGCAGGCCGGCGACCGCAATTTCTACAACGCGGAGTCGACGCTCGGCACCGACCAGACCAAGCGCGTGACGCTCGACGTCAACCAGACGATCTCGCCGACCTTCTCGGTGCGCACCGGCGGCCTGTTCCAGGACGCCAACGTCGCCGGCCGCGATCACGTCACCGACGACCGCTGGGGCGGCTTCGTCTCGACGAAGTGGACACCGACCGATTCGCTGAAGGTCACGACCAACTACGTCCACACCGATCTCAGCGGCTATCCGGATTTCGGCGTGCCGTTCTACAAGCAGGGCAACATCCCGGTGACCTCGGCCGGCATCCCGCGCGAGACCTGGTACGGCTTCCTCAACCGCGACTTCCAGGCGGCGCGGCAGGATTTCGGCACACTGGCGGCCGAGCTGAAACTCAACGACGCGATCACGCTCAGCAGCAAGCTGCGTGGCGAGCATTCGGAGCTCAACTACATCGGCACGCTGCCCAATACGACGGTGGCGGGAACGGCGAGCCCCGACCCGACCAAATGGTTCTTCAACGCGAGTCCGCAGAGCCGCTTCCAGACCGTCGACAACTGGGCCAACCAGAACGATGCGACGATCAAGTTCAACACCGGTCCGGTCAAGCACACGACGGTGGTCGGCACCGAATTCTCCAAGGAGAACATCTCGATCGACCGCTACGCCGGGCTGACCTCGGAGGCGTTCGGCAACCAGGGCACCGCAGGTGGCGCGCTGCAGAACCAGAGCATCTTCAGCCCCGGCTACACCAACCTGCCGTTCGCGACCGTGCCGTTCCTGACCGGAAATCCGACGCGCTACGACGTCGACAGCAAGAGCGCCTATGTCATCGACACCGCGAACTGGCGCGACGTGATCATCCTCACCGGCGGGCTGCGCTACGACGGCTATGCGATGCGCTCGTCAAACAACACGAGCTCGACCACGGTCGATTCCGACCTGATCAACTACAATGTCGGCCTGGTCTACAAGCCGATGCCGATCGGCAGCCTGTACGCGGCCTATGCGACCTCGGCCAATCCGTTCGGCTCGGAGCTCGACGGCACCGCGACGGATTACGGCGGCATCCCGCCGAACAGCACCATCATCCTCGGCCCCGAACGCAACAAGGGCGCCGAGATCGGCACCAAATGGGAGCTGGTCGACCGTCATCTGCTGGTGACCGGCGCGCTGTTCCAGACCGTCAAGGAGAATGCGCGCGAGACCGTCAACGGCCTGCTGACATCAGGCGCGGCCTATCGCATCCAGGGCATCGACATCGAGGCGGAGGGCAGGCTCACCGACCGCTGGAGCATCTTCGGCGGCCTGGTGCTGATGCAGTCGAAGGTGACGCAGAGCGGCGTCGCCTCCAACACCGGTCTGCAGCTCGCCAATATCGCGCACCAGTCGCTGAGCGTGCTCACGAAATACAAGTTCGACGACGGCTGGGAGATCGGCGGCCAGGCGGTGTACCGCTCGAAGGTGTTCGGCGGCACCTTCGCGGCCAACACCGGCAACGAGCTGCCGAGCTACTGGCGCTTCGATGCGTTCGTGGAGAAGCAGATCGACAAGAACTGGAGCATGAAGGTCTACGCCCAGAACCTCACCAACCAGCTCTATTACGATACCTTCTATCGCAGCAACGTTCCCTTCACTGCGGTCGCGCCCGGACGGGCTTTCTACCTGATCACGACCGCAAAGTTCTGA
- the htpG gene encoding molecular chaperone HtpG produces MTDTATVSHSFQAEVSELLHLMVHSVYSETDIFLRELISNASDACDKLRYEAIAKPDLIGDGEAPQIRIIPNKAADTLTIADSGIGMDRQELIDHLGTIARSGTKAFVQKLTEAKDGTGLIGQFGVGFYSAFMVADRIVVISRRAGGDEVWTWTSSGGAGFEVAAASEEEAKRVARGTEIVLHLKDDAKKYLEAFEIERIVTAYSDNIQFPIMLVPEEGEPRQINSASALWQRSKSELTPEDYAKAYKSIANAFDEPAMTLHYRAEGRYSYAVLLFAPATKPFDLFEPARKGKVKLYVRRVFITDDADLMPAYLRFIRGVIDSEDLPLNLSREMLQNNPQLVQIRKAVTTRVISELEQLADKDAENFDKIWDSFGAVIKEGLYEDFERRDKLLALARFTTTTGEKRSLKQYVEGLKENQTEIYFLVGDSIERLKSNPRLEAAKARGVEVLLLTDAVDAFWTSARLEYDGKPLKSLSQGDINFDPIPVTEKAEDEAQPAADEASTIALIKASLGEHVTDVKVSTRLTTSASCLVAGSHGPDRELERILSQQARGARTKPILEINLRHPLVVAVAKAAADKAKVDDLSFLLLEQAQILDGELPEDPAAFAARLNRLVLQGVAGA; encoded by the coding sequence ATGACAGACACCGCGACCGTTAGCCATTCCTTCCAGGCCGAAGTCTCCGAGTTGCTCCATCTGATGGTGCACTCCGTCTACTCCGAGACCGACATTTTCTTGCGCGAGTTGATTTCGAACGCCTCCGACGCCTGTGACAAGCTGCGCTACGAGGCGATCGCAAAGCCCGACCTGATCGGCGACGGCGAGGCGCCGCAGATCCGCATCATCCCGAACAAGGCTGCTGATACCCTGACCATTGCCGACAGCGGCATCGGCATGGACCGCCAGGAACTGATCGACCATCTCGGCACCATCGCCCGCTCCGGCACCAAGGCCTTCGTGCAGAAGCTGACCGAGGCCAAGGACGGCACCGGCCTGATCGGCCAGTTCGGCGTCGGCTTCTACTCGGCCTTCATGGTCGCCGACCGCATCGTCGTCATCAGCCGGCGCGCCGGCGGCGATGAGGTGTGGACCTGGACGTCGTCGGGCGGCGCCGGCTTCGAGGTCGCTGCCGCGTCCGAGGAGGAGGCCAAGCGGGTGGCGCGCGGCACCGAGATCGTGCTGCATCTGAAGGACGACGCCAAGAAATATCTCGAAGCTTTCGAGATCGAGCGCATCGTCACCGCCTATTCCGACAACATCCAGTTCCCGATCATGCTGGTGCCGGAGGAGGGCGAGCCGCGCCAGATCAACTCGGCCAGCGCGCTGTGGCAGCGCTCCAAGTCCGAGCTGACGCCGGAGGACTATGCCAAGGCGTACAAGTCGATCGCCAATGCCTTCGACGAGCCGGCGATGACGCTGCACTATCGCGCGGAAGGCCGCTATTCCTACGCGGTCCTGCTGTTCGCGCCCGCGACCAAGCCGTTCGACCTGTTCGAGCCGGCGCGCAAGGGCAAGGTCAAGCTCTATGTCCGCCGCGTCTTCATCACCGACGACGCCGACCTGATGCCGGCATACTTGCGCTTCATCCGTGGCGTGATCGACAGCGAGGATCTGCCGCTCAATCTGTCGCGCGAGATGCTGCAGAACAATCCGCAGCTGGTGCAGATCCGCAAGGCGGTGACGACGCGGGTGATCAGCGAGCTGGAGCAGCTCGCCGACAAGGACGCCGAGAACTTCGACAAAATCTGGGATTCCTTTGGCGCCGTCATCAAGGAAGGCCTGTACGAGGATTTCGAGCGTCGCGACAAGCTGCTGGCGCTGGCGCGCTTCACCACCACGACCGGCGAGAAGCGTTCGCTGAAGCAATATGTCGAAGGCCTCAAGGAGAACCAGACCGAGATCTACTTCCTGGTCGGCGACAGCATCGAGCGGCTGAAGTCCAATCCGCGGCTCGAGGCGGCCAAGGCGCGTGGCGTCGAGGTGCTGCTGCTGACCGATGCGGTCGATGCGTTCTGGACCTCGGCAAGGCTCGAATATGACGGCAAGCCGCTGAAGTCGCTGAGCCAGGGCGACATCAATTTCGATCCGATCCCGGTGACCGAGAAGGCCGAGGACGAGGCGCAGCCCGCGGCCGACGAGGCCAGCACGATCGCGCTGATCAAGGCGAGCCTCGGCGAGCACGTCACCGACGTGAAGGTCTCGACCCGGCTCACCACCAGTGCCTCGTGTCTGGTGGCCGGCAGCCACGGTCCCGACCGTGAGCTGGAGCGCATCCTGTCGCAGCAGGCGCGCGGCGCCCGCACCAAGCCAATCCTGGAGATCAACCTGCGCCATCCGCTGGTCGTGGCGGTCGCCAAGGCCGCGGCCGACAAGGCCAAGGTCGACGATCTGTCGTTCCTGCTGCTCGAGCAGGCGCAGATCCTGGATGGTGAATTGCCGGAGGATCCCGCGGCGTTCGCGGCGCGGCTCAACCGGCTCGTGCTGCAGGGCGTGGCGGGGGCGTGA
- a CDS encoding FAD-dependent oxidoreductase, producing MSNYVYPRFPYVCSAEQRSGTIRRHPVVVIGAGPIGLTAALDLAAHGQPVVVLDDNDTVSIGSRAVCYAKRPLEIWDRLGCAAPMVDKGVSWNIGKVFFRDQLSYQFDLLPEPDHRWPAMINLQQYYLEEILVDACDRSPLVDLRWKHRLVSLKHTDDCADLAVETPDGIFTMEAQWVVACDGANSDTRRMVGAEFKGQFFQDRFLIADVRMKAEFPTERWFWFDPPFHPGQSVLLHRQSDNIWRIDFQLGWDANPDEEKTPERVIPRIRAMLGETTEFELEWVSIYQFACRRIDNFRHGRVLFAGDAAHQVSPFGARGANTGVQDIDNLAWKLALVLRGEAPERLLDSYHEERAFAADDNILNSTRATDFITPKTQASRTFRDAVLDLAQHHAFARPLVNSGRLSTPTPYVASSLNTPDSASFPSAMTPGTNAADAPVTIAGQPGWFLNCLGAGFTVVTFDGTVTAEELSIDGIAARAIVVGRDIADAKGLLTERYGASPGTTYLFRPDHYVTARWTRFDEAAIADAIRRACGQRSASKQELAA from the coding sequence ATGAGCAATTATGTCTATCCGCGATTTCCTTACGTCTGCTCGGCGGAGCAGCGCAGCGGCACGATCCGCCGCCACCCGGTCGTCGTGATCGGCGCCGGGCCCATTGGGCTTACGGCCGCGCTCGATCTTGCCGCCCACGGCCAGCCGGTCGTCGTGCTCGACGACAACGACACGGTCAGCATCGGCTCGCGCGCCGTCTGCTATGCCAAGCGCCCGCTCGAGATCTGGGACCGGCTCGGCTGCGCCGCACCGATGGTCGACAAGGGCGTCAGCTGGAACATCGGCAAAGTGTTCTTCCGCGACCAGCTTTCCTACCAGTTCGACCTGCTGCCCGAGCCCGACCATCGCTGGCCGGCGATGATCAACCTGCAGCAATACTATCTGGAGGAGATCCTGGTCGACGCCTGCGACCGGAGCCCGCTGGTCGATCTGCGCTGGAAGCATCGGCTGGTCAGCCTGAAGCATACCGACGACTGCGCTGACCTCGCGGTGGAGACGCCCGACGGCATCTTCACCATGGAGGCGCAATGGGTGGTCGCCTGTGACGGCGCCAATTCGGACACGCGGCGCATGGTCGGCGCCGAGTTCAAGGGCCAGTTCTTCCAGGACCGCTTTCTCATCGCTGATGTGAGAATGAAGGCGGAGTTCCCGACCGAACGCTGGTTCTGGTTCGATCCGCCGTTCCATCCGGGGCAGTCGGTGCTGCTGCATCGCCAGTCCGACAACATCTGGCGCATCGATTTCCAGCTCGGCTGGGACGCCAATCCGGACGAGGAGAAGACACCCGAGCGCGTGATCCCGCGCATCCGGGCGATGCTGGGCGAGACCACCGAATTCGAGCTGGAATGGGTGTCGATCTATCAGTTCGCCTGCCGGCGCATCGACAATTTCCGCCACGGCCGCGTGCTGTTCGCCGGCGATGCCGCGCATCAGGTGTCGCCGTTCGGCGCCCGCGGCGCCAACACCGGAGTCCAGGACATCGACAACCTCGCCTGGAAGCTGGCGCTGGTGCTGCGCGGCGAGGCGCCCGAGCGCCTGCTCGACAGCTACCACGAGGAGCGTGCCTTTGCCGCCGACGACAACATCCTGAACTCGACACGGGCGACCGACTTCATCACGCCGAAGACGCAAGCGAGCCGCACCTTCCGTGACGCCGTGCTCGACCTTGCGCAGCATCACGCTTTCGCGCGGCCGCTGGTCAACAGCGGGCGACTGTCGACGCCGACGCCCTACGTCGCCTCCTCCTTGAACACGCCGGACAGCGCAAGCTTCCCCAGCGCCATGACGCCCGGCACCAATGCGGCCGACGCGCCGGTCACGATCGCGGGCCAGCCCGGCTGGTTCCTGAACTGCCTCGGCGCCGGCTTCACCGTGGTTACTTTCGACGGCACGGTGACGGCCGAGGAGCTCAGCATCGACGGCATCGCGGCCAGAGCCATCGTCGTCGGCCGCGACATTGCCGATGCCAAAGGGCTGCTCACGGAGCGCTACGGCGCCTCGCCGGGCACGACCTATCTGTTCCGGCCCGATCACTACGTCACCGCCCGTTGGACACGCTTCGACGAGGCCGCAATCGCCGATGCCATCCGGCGCGCCTGCGGCCAGCGCAGCGCGTCAAAGCAGGAGCTTGCCGCATGA
- a CDS encoding VOC family protein has translation MQIEKIHHVAYRCVDAKATVEFYKKVLNMDLLGAIAEDRVPSTKAPDPYMHIFLDAGNGNILAFFELPNSPPMGRDPNTPEWTQHIAFQVKDMDELEEAKARAEAAGLDVVGITDHTIFKSIYFHDPSGHRLEIAAWTATPEQIGRMKSVAHAMVDEWATTKKPPRHTAWMHEKEFAGVD, from the coding sequence ATGCAGATCGAGAAGATCCATCACGTCGCCTATCGCTGCGTCGACGCCAAGGCGACCGTCGAGTTCTACAAGAAGGTCCTCAACATGGACCTGCTCGGCGCGATCGCCGAGGACCGCGTGCCCTCGACCAAGGCGCCCGATCCCTACATGCACATCTTCCTCGATGCCGGGAACGGCAACATCCTGGCCTTCTTCGAGCTGCCGAACTCGCCGCCGATGGGCCGCGATCCCAATACGCCGGAATGGACCCAGCACATCGCCTTCCAGGTCAAGGACATGGATGAGCTGGAGGAAGCCAAGGCGCGCGCCGAAGCCGCCGGCCTCGACGTCGTCGGCATCACCGACCACACCATCTTCAAGTCGATCTATTTCCATGATCCCAGCGGCCATCGGCTGGAGATCGCGGCCTGGACCGCAACGCCCGAGCAAATCGGCCGGATGAAGTCGGTCGCCCACGCCATGGTCGACGAATGGGCCACCACCAAGAAGCCGCCGCGGCACACCGCCTGGATGCACGAGAAGGAATTCGCCGGCGTCGACTGA
- a CDS encoding bleomycin resistance protein produces the protein MTVSSDRLPTGGFAPLVPELDVSDLGASKSFWCDLLGFRIAYQRPEDRFMYIELQGAQVMLMQHNGNWETGPLERPFGRGINFQIVVDDVDPMLAALAQANWPLFEKCREAWYRVGERARGQRQFLVQDPDGYLLRFAQDLGLR, from the coding sequence ATGACCGTCTCCTCCGACAGATTGCCCACCGGTGGCTTCGCTCCTCTCGTCCCCGAGCTGGACGTCAGCGATCTCGGTGCGAGCAAGAGCTTCTGGTGCGACCTGCTGGGCTTTCGGATCGCCTATCAGCGTCCCGAAGACCGCTTCATGTATATCGAGTTGCAGGGCGCGCAGGTGATGCTGATGCAGCACAACGGTAATTGGGAGACCGGCCCCCTCGAACGACCGTTCGGACGGGGTATCAATTTCCAGATCGTCGTTGATGACGTCGATCCAATGCTGGCGGCACTTGCGCAAGCGAACTGGCCGCTATTCGAGAAATGCCGCGAGGCCTGGTATCGTGTCGGCGAACGTGCTCGCGGCCAACGCCAGTTTCTGGTTCAGGATCCCGACGGTTACCTGCTCCGGTTCGCGCAGGACCTGGGATTGAGATAG
- a CDS encoding Mpo1-like protein, whose protein sequence is MPRYYKTLQTQRFDDYRYYHQSRINQTLHLISAVIFLVCYALLFKDPAMAGLVGWLAMLTRQTGHFFFEPNGYDHVNDVTNDYKESVKVGYNQTRKIVLLTVWGLVPVALFAFPTLFGLFAEPAGRMDFVRHVGVLWLGVGIGGGLFRVIQLFATQDVSTGLIWAFKVLTDPFHNIALYWKSPLALLRGELIDPTIKHASHWGAEAEDAEAEEATHLT, encoded by the coding sequence ATGCCGCGCTACTACAAGACCCTGCAGACGCAGCGCTTCGACGACTACCGCTACTATCATCAGAGCCGGATCAATCAGACGCTGCACCTGATCAGCGCCGTGATCTTCCTCGTCTGCTACGCGCTGCTGTTCAAGGATCCGGCGATGGCCGGCCTGGTCGGCTGGCTCGCGATGCTGACGCGGCAGACCGGGCACTTCTTCTTCGAGCCGAACGGCTACGATCACGTCAACGACGTCACCAACGACTACAAGGAATCGGTCAAGGTCGGCTACAATCAGACCCGCAAGATCGTCCTGCTCACGGTGTGGGGCCTGGTGCCGGTCGCGCTGTTCGCGTTTCCGACGCTGTTCGGCCTGTTCGCCGAACCGGCTGGCCGGATGGACTTCGTCCGTCACGTCGGCGTGCTGTGGCTCGGCGTCGGCATCGGCGGCGGCCTGTTCCGCGTCATCCAGCTGTTTGCGACGCAGGATGTTTCCACCGGCCTGATCTGGGCGTTCAAGGTGCTGACCGACCCGTTCCACAACATCGCGCTGTATTGGAAGTCGCCGCTCGCCTTGCTGCGCGGCGAGCTGATCGACCCGACCATCAAGCACGCATCGCATTGGGGTGCCGAGGCCGAGGACGCGGAGGCCGAGGAGGCTACGCACCTCACCTGA